The uncultured Roseibium sp. DNA segment GCCGCAATGGCCCCTTCTTATGACAGGCAGTCGTCAGTGCGGGTGGGGGGCATTGACTGACGACTGCTGCCATTTCCGCCGGCCCGGGAACACCGGTTCCCCGGCCGGATTTACCTGATGTCAGCGGTTGCCGCGGCCGCAGCCGGAGCCTCCTCGCTGACCGGGACCGAAGCCGCCGTGATGCCACCGGCCCTTGCCCATGCCCTTGCGAGCGAAGTCGGCGGAGGTGATGACACCGTCGCCATTGCGATCCATGCGCTCCACCAGGCCTTTGGTCCGAACAGCATGTTCTTCAGCGGTGATCTTCAGATCGCCGTCCGTATCCATGGACTGGAACATCCGCACCGCCCGGGGATCCTGCAGGGTCGACCAGATAGCGGAGAAGTCCTCCAGGGTGAAGGACCCGGACTTGTCCGTGTCAGCAGAGGCATAGAGCTTGCCGCGCACCTCGGTGAATTCCTCACGGGTGATCTTGCCGTCGCCGTCCGTGTCGAAGATCTGGAACATGCCGGCCATCATGCCGTGACCGCCCATCGGGCCCATACCCATGTAACCGCGGGCGCCGCCGCCCATGCCCCGGTGCGGACCCCAATGGTGGCCCCAGCGCGGTCCGTTCCGGCCATCATCGTCGTTCCAGCGCATACCGCCACCTTGGCCACCACCTTGGCCGCGGCCCTGGCCGGAGCCGTAGCCCTGCCCCATTCCCTGGCCCTTTCCTGGTCCCATGCCGCGACCTGAGGCCGCATTATCATCGGAATCAGTCGCGCTGCCGGGTCTCATGCCTTTTCCGGGACCGAAGCCCTTGCCGCCGGGACGACCGCGCAGCATTTCCAGTTCGCCGTTGCCATCCCGGTCGAGGCGGGAGAACATGCGGTCTGTCTGGGCGTTGAATTCGGCTTCGGTGACCGTGCCGTCGCCATCCTTGTCCAGGCGCTGGAAGGCACGGACCTGCATGTCCTTGCTCCGCTTGGCAAAGCCGGCCTTGAACTCATTGAGTTCGACGGCGCCGTCACCGCTGGTATCCATCTCTGTAAAGCGGTTTGCAGCGGCTTCGTCGACTTCCGCCTGCGTAATCACGCCGTCGCCGTTGACGTCGAAGCGTTCCATGATGCGACCGCCGCGCATTCCGCCACGCGGACCACCCATCATGTGCCAGCCATGCGGGCCATTTCCGCCGCCCCATCCCTGATTGTTCGGGCCTTGGGCTCCTTGTGCATATACGCTCATGGATGTGGTGAGAGCCGTGCCCGCAACACCTGCTGCCAGCGCTGCTATTGCGAATGTCTTAAGCGTTTTCATCCCACATTACTCCGTGGTTCGTCGTTGCGATGACCAAGAGATAGGTGGGAAATGTCTCAGAAATACGGTCGGGAATCGGCATAAGTGTCGCCAATTGTCCGCATTTGCGGACCCGTTACATCCTGTTACAAAATCGGCTCGCGAAGACACGCGCTACACATTAGTTAGGGTCAGGACCCAAGATTACAGAGCCGTATTCCCGATCGGAGCCTGAAAGTGAACGACCCGAGCCCCCATATTCTCGTTGTGGACGACCACCGCGATATCCGGGAGACGCTTGCGCGTTATCTGGTCAAGAACGGCCTCAGGGCAACCACGGCTGAAAGCGCGGCTCATGCCCGCAAGGCCCTGAAGGCGGCCTCGATCGATCTGGTGGTCCTGGACATCATGATGCCGGGCGAGGACGGACTGTCGCTGTGCCGCCATCTGGTGGAAACCGGATCCATCCCCGTTATCCTGCTGACCGCCATGGCGGATGACACCGACCGGGTGATCGGCCTCGAAATCGGCGCCGACGACTATGTCACCAAGCCTTTCAATCCGCGCGAACTTCTGGCCCGCATCCGTGCGGTCCTCAGACGGACATCCCTCGTCCCGAAGGAACGTGACCCGATGGAGCAGGAGGAGCTCGGCTTCGAGGGCTGGCGCCTCAACGTGTCCAAGCGCGAGCTTCTGGATGCGGACGGCGTGGTGGTTCCTCTCTCGAGCGGCGAGTTCCAGCTTCTGTGCGCCTTCCTGAAACGGCCCAAGATGGTTCTGACCCGCGACCAGCTTCTGGACCTGACCACCGGACGCACGCCAACCGTGTTTGACCGCTCAATCGACAACCAGGTGTCGCGATTGCGGCGCAAGATCGAGGTGGACCCGAAGGATCCCAAACTGATCAAGACCGTCTGGGGCGGCGGCTACATGCTGACGGCGGATGTCAAGGGCGGCGCCGAATGACACTCCCCTCCTGGCGTTTTCCGTTTCCACGCAGTCTGGGCGGCCAGCTCATCGGATTGTTGCTGATCGCACTCATCGTGGCCCAGGCGATCAGCATCTGGATATTCCACGACGAACGTCGGATCGCAATGATCGCGATCGCGCGCGACAATATCCTGATGCGCGCCGTTTCGATCGCCAAACTGATCGACGATACGCCCTCCTCCATACACGATCAGGTTCTGGAGGCCTCCTCCAGCCGGTTCACCGCTTTCTGGATCACAGACACACCCGTTGTCGAGAGGTCCGGCGACGTCGACAAGAAAGACCGGCTTCAGGAATTTCTATCCAACCGGTTTTCACCGCCGCGCGATGTCCGGCTCGACCTGATCGATCCCCGCAGCCGTCAGCCGATTACCGGCGACATATCGGAAGGCGATGAGGCGGACGACCGACCGAAACGTCCCCCCTGGCACAATCCGTCAAATCGTGGGCACGGCGACAAATTTCGCAAGATCATGCGTGGTCATGTCAACCTCGCTCTCAGCATCCCGCTCTCGGACGGCTCGTTCCTGAATGTTGAAACGAGCTACCGTCCCCCGCAGCGCACCCTTGCACCGCTGCTGGTGCAGCTCGGGCTGATGGGGCTGGCGGTCGTCCTGATCGTGGCCTTTGCCGTCCGGCGGGTCGCCCGCCCCTTGCGCGACCTTGCCGATGCGGCCGAGCGCCTCGGCCGCGGCGAAGATGTCTCTCACCTGCAGGCGACCGGGCCCATGGAAGTGCGCACGGTGACGGAGGCCTTCAACGCCATGCAGGACCGGCTGACCCGCTTCGTGCGCGACCGGACGCGGATGCTCGCGGCCATCAGCCATGACCTGCGCACACCGATCACCTCCCTCAGACTGCGCGCCGAATTCATCGAGGACGATGAAAACCGGGAAAAGATCATCGAGACCCTGGAGGAAATGAGCCAGATGACCGAGGCCACCCTCGCTTTTGCCCGCGACGAAGCGGCAAAGGAAGAGGCAAGGCCGACCGATCTCGGATCTCTTCTGGAGAGCCTGGCCGGCGATCAGCAGGATCTCGGGCATCAGGTCACGGTCCACGAGGCCGCCCGGCTGGTGATTTCCTGCAGGCCCGTCGCTCTGAAACGAGCCTTCCGGAACCTGATCGAAAACGGCATTCGCTACGGTGAGGCGGTTGAAATCGGTCTTGTCCGCGACGGCAAGGACGCGGTCGTTACCCTATCCGATCAGGGACCGGGCATTCCCGAAGACAGGCTCGCCGAAGTCTTCGAACCGTTTGTCCGACTGGAGGAATCGCGCAGCGAGGAAACCGGCGGCATCGGCCTCGGGCTCGCCATCACCCGCTCGATCATCCACGCCCACGGCGGCACGATCGAGCTGAAGAACGGTGACGAACGCGGCCTGAAGGCGATGGTGCGGCTGCCGGTTGGGGGTTAGGTCACGGCCTTGGAACGGAAAACCCGCTGAAAGCTCACATCCGGGCCGTCGGTCTACGCGGCTTCATACCCCGGAGGTCTTATTGTTGAAGACGAGTTCGACGCTGAGCATCGGCCAACACCCACGATTGTATTCGATACCGCGTCCATTGCTGTCCTGGTTGATGGACCGGGACCGCAGAACCGGTGCCTGGCGGGAGATCCTCAGAAGGTCGGCTTCTTCCTCCGTTGCGAAATCTCCGGTGATACGGGTCTCGGCGCGAACATAGGAATGGATTCCTGCAGCGGCGTAGGCATCGAGGATTGAACCGGTTTTTTCGTAGTCCAGGGCAAAACCGGGCATCACCGAAACAGGAAATTCCTTGATAGCCAGATAATAGGGCGTCGACTGGGAATACTGGATGAACCGGACTTCCGTTACTTCCTCGCCGATCTCAAGGCCGAGGGCTTCGGCGGCCCCGTCGCTGGCTGGTTTGCGGACAAGCGACAAGGCTTCCATCGTGGACTCGGCACCGCTCAATGCGGTGTTGAAAGCTTCCGTTTCCCGAACTTCGTAGCGAACCGAAATCGAGCGCACGAACACGCCGACACCTTTGCGGGAGACGAGACGCCCCTCGCGCTGAAGCAGGGAGAGCGCTCGCCGCAGGGTCACACGGGTGACGCCGAACATGTGGGCCAGATCGTCTTCTCCCGGCAGGCGAGAACCTTCCGGCAGCAGGCCGGAGTCCAGCGCGGATCGCAGCCGGTCGTAGATCTGACTCCAGATCGGCTGTTTTCGTTTGTCCGCGTAGGGCTGCTTCGCCAGGCTGTGCAATCTTTCGTCCACGTTCAAACTCGCATCCTTTTGCGTGAGCGGTCTTCACCCACCGTCATGGCCGGATCGGCCGGAGCTTTCTTAGGATATTCTCGCAGCTCCTCTCAAGCGGGAAGCACGGGGGCATCCCGATCGCCTCATTCGACCTGCGGACAAATCTTCATCGATCTGCCAGCTCGCTGACACAAATGGTTTAAACACCGTTGCTAAACCGAACGCGTCATCTGCTGTGTATACAGCAAGCCTTGTTCTCATTCCCCTTCGGAGACGACGGAAATGACTAAGTTCGCAATTTCTCGCCGTAATTTCACAAAAGGTGCGGCCGGGCTGGCCGCGGCTTCCCTCCTGCCTGTCCGCGCTTTCGCCAGCGACGTGACAATCACGATTTCGAGCCCCTGGGGCTCAGACCGACCGTTCCAGAAGGTCGTCGATGCCTACAACGCCCGGCAAACCGGCGTTAAGGTCGTCAACCGTTTCGACGGCAACTACGAACAGATGGCCACCAAGGCCATGGCGTCCATCGCCTCCGGTCGCCCGCCGGAAATGATGATCACGGGCTGGAAGTTCGGCTATTTCGCCCGCCGCACCCTCGGCGCACGCGACTTCTTCGACATTGACGAAGCCAAGGCCGGCGAGATCATTTCCCAGTTCAAACCGTCCGTGCGCAAGCTGGTGACGATCGACGACGCCCTGATCGGCCTGCCATGGGCCATGTCCACGCCGGTGACCTGGGTCAACATGGACCTGTGGCGCGAAGCCGGTCTGGACGAGAACATTCCCCTCGACATCGATCACGCCTGGCTTCTCGCGCAGGCCGACAAGATAGAGAAAGCTCTCGGCGGCAAGGGCCACCCGACCTATCGCTCGGCCCTGGACCTGTCCAACAACGAGTGGACTTCCCAGGCTTATGTCCAGAATGCCGGCGGCTTTATCCTGGACGGCGAAAACGTCGTTTGCGACAGCGACCAAGCCATTCGCGGAATGAAAGCGTTCGCCGAACCGGTCAAGACCGGAGCCTGGAAGAACATGGACTACGGCGGGCAGCAAAAGGCGATGTTCGCCGGCAATATCGCGATTTGCGCAACGTCGTCGTCCCGTGCCTCCGCTGCCGCGAAATCGGATATCGACTTCAAGGACGTCATGTTCCCGAGCCTCGACGGCAAGCGCAACATGAACTCCGGCGGCAATTTCCTGGCGGTCTACGCCCGCGAGGACGAACTTGCCCAGGCCTCCATGGATTTCCTTCAGTTCTGCGCGTCTCCCGAAGGCCAGCTCATCTGGTCGGAAGTCGGTTACCTGAACACCTCGATCCACGATATCCCCGAGCAGCCGCTTCAGACGGCCGCCGTCGCCCAGCTGGAAGCCGGCCTGACGGCAGAAACCATCTGGCCGGGCAAGCGCGGGCTTGAGGGCCAGAGCGTCTGGCGCGAAAAGGTCGCCCGTGTGCTTGAAGGCGTCGATACGCCGGAACAGGCCATGGCCCAGGCAAAGACCGAACTGACCCGGTTGATTTCCGCCAACTGAGTGATTTCGCATGCCGATTGCCCTGCAAGGGAAACTCAAAGCGCTGGCCCCCTATATGCTGGTGGGGCCAGCCGTCTGTTTCGTGCTGATTTTCCTTTACGCGCCCATCGTCTTTTCCGGCATTCTTTCCGTTTCGGACTGGAATTTCATCAGTCCGGAAATGAAATTCGTCGGCCTGGACAACTATCGCACCATCCTGAGCGACCCGCAGTTTCAAACGGCTCTCGTCAATACGTTGCTTTATTGCGGCGTCCTCATCCCGGCCCAGATCGCCGTGCCCCTGGCGTTGGCGAGACTGATCCTGCGGGTCAGGAAACCGCTTCTTGCAAACACCTACAAGGCCGCGCTGTTTCTGCCCACGATGCTGGCCTATTCCACCGCCGGGATGGCGTGGCTCTGGCTGTTCGACCCCACGAACGGGTTTTTCAACACGCTCCTGGGCTGGCTTGGCCTGGCTCCCAGCCGCTGGTATTCGGACCCGTCCCTGGCCTTGTGGTGCGTCACCATCGTCAGCTTCTGGAAGAACTTCGGCCTGAACATGTTGCTGTTCGCCGCTGCGCTCATCAGCGTGCCGGGACCGGTCATGGAGGCAGCCAAGCTCGACGGAGCCCGGTCCTGGCGGATCTTCTGGACCATCGAGTTGCCGATGATTTCACCAACCTTCTTCTTTGTGGCCGTCACGACCACCATGAACGTTCTCGACGACATCGCCGCAACGATAGACGTCCTCACGGAAGGCGGTCCCTTCGGTCAGTCCACCAATATTCTCTACTACATGTTCGAACGCGGCCTGAAGTTCTTCCAGTTCGGTCAAGCCAGTGCCTCTGCAGTCCTGATCATCGTGCTTGTTCTGATCGTGACCTGGGCGCAGTTCCGCATGTTCGAGAGGAAGGTCCACTATGAAAGCTGAGGTGACGGGCGCTGGGTCGCCCTGGCTCTCCCATGTCCTCCTTATCGTCGCCGCGCTCTTTTCCGTCTTCCCGCTGTTCTGGATGGTCACGACGGCCTTCACCCCGAACGACCTCATTCTCAGCAAGGCCTTCCGGTTCTGGCCCGACGATCCGACGATGAGCAATTTCACGGAGGCGTTCCGACGCTATCCGGTGGCGAACTGGCTCTGGAACTCCATCCTGGTGGCAAGCCTGGTGACGCTCGGCAAGATGCTGATCGCTGTTCCGGCCGGTTTCGCGTTCGCCCATATGGAGTTCAAGGGGCGCAATCTCTTTTTCTGGACCATTGTCGCCACCCTTACATTCCCGACAGCCATCGGCATCGTGCCTCTATATGTCGGCATTTCGCTCATCGGCTGGTACGATACGCTGACGGCGGTCATCGTCCCCTCCATCGCCTATATCGGCTTCTACGTCTTCTTCATGCGCCAGGCCTTTCGGCAATTGCCGGGCACGATGTTCGAAGCCGCCCGTATGGACGGGGCCGGCCCTTTCCGCCAGCTGCTGCATTTCGGGGTTCCGAATGTTCTGTCTTCCATCGCCTCGCTGTCGGTGATCAGTTTCATGGGTGCCTGGAATATCTACCTCTGGTCCCTTCTGGTTCTCGATTCCCAGGAAAAACAGACACTTGCCATCGGCATCAAATATTTCTCCTCGATTGACGACGTCGAGCCTCTCTGGGGCCCAGCAATGGCCGTGGCCCTGCTTTCCGCCCTGCCGACAATCGTCGTTTTCGTCTTCGCACAGCGCTACGTGATGGCGGCGTTCACCGGTCAGGTGGACAGATGAAGAAAATCATGATCGTCGGGAACACCGGGCTCGACATCCTCTATCGGGTGCCGCGGCTTCCCGGCTCCCATGAAAAACTCAACACGGACGACATGACCGTTTCAGGAGGCGGCTCGCCGGCCAATACCGCCCATTGGCTGGCCCGGCTCGGCCACGAGGTCCATTTTGCGACCGTCGTCGGCACGGACCCTTTGTCCCGCTTCGCCCTGGATGACCTCGCCAACGCCGGGGTCGATGTGTCTGCGGCCATCCGCGATCCCGAAGGCGGGCTCTCCGTGGCATCCATCTTCAGCACCGGAGCGGACAAGCGCATGATCTGCGGCCGGCAGCCGGCACCGCGGAAGTTGTGGCAGGACTTGGTCGACGGGATCGACTTTTCACCGTTCGAGCATGTGCACATCTCGCCGGCCATGTTCCCTTTGCTGTTCGCGCGAGGCCGGAGGAAAGACTTGTCCGGGCTGACCGTCTCCACGGATCTGAACGGATCGTACACGCCCGAATTGCTCGCCGGGCTCGATCTCTGCTTTACCAACCATGACGAACTGGCCCGGACAACGGCAGGGATCCCGGTCGGCGAACTTCTGACGCGGGACTTTTCAGGCCAGCACTATCATCTTGTGGTGACCTGCGGGGGGCAGAATGTGACCAGCTACCGTCCCGGCGAGGAAACCCGTGTGGTGCCGGAGCCGGCGGACATTCATGATCGCTCGGGTGGCGGAGACGCGTTCTGTGCCGGCTACCTTCACGAATACTTGGAGAAGACGTCCGACGCGGTGGCGATCGAAAGCGGACTGGCCATGGCGCGCGCGGCGTTTTCCGGCGTGGGCTGCCGTCCCGAAACCCCGCTCGTCCGAAGGACGTTGAGCCGGCTTTCCACCGCCATGCCCCAGGACTGGAACAGCGAGATACGGACTCCTATGGATCACCCAAAGCGACACTGAAACCTCACAATGCTGCCTTGCTGTCCTCCGGCGCTTCCGCCCGGTCATTGAGGCCATAGTCGCGGATAACGCTGCAAACCTTGAGCCGATAGTCCTTGAACAACACCTTCCGGCCGGCGGTCTGCGCCTTCCGGTGCGCCATGACATTGCGCCAGTCGTCGAGGGCCTTTTCATCGCGGAAGAACGAGATCGACAAGAGCTTGTCCGGATTGGTCAGGCTCTGGAACCGTTCCACGGAAATGAAACCGTCGATGTCCTCCAGCACCGGACGCAGACTGGCTGCGATCTCCAGGTAACGGTCCTTGTGTTCCGGATGCGGTTCCACTTCGAAAATGATGGCAATCATTGGCTCTCCTCCGACCTCTCCTGCAATGACGATACACTGCACGAGGCCAGCTTGAGAAACGTGAGGTTCCTTATGTCCTCCGAGCCTGAGAACGCACCCCGATGGAAGCCCTGCCGCCCGAACAGGTGTTACAGGGCCGGGCTTTCCGATCCTGCTCCCAAATAAAAAACCCGGCCGGAGCCGGGTCTTCAAGGCTCGGGACAAGCGTCCCGCCCTTTCGCGCTCTTATGCCTTAAGGCCGAGCGTTCTTTTCCGGCCGTCGCCGCGACGGCCGGCGGTTATCATGTTGCAGGTCGGGCTTCCCGGAACAGCCGGTAGAGGCGCGAGGGCAGCCAAGGCAGCCGGTCGCGGCTGTAATCCTGGCGATGGTCCACAATCAGGCATTTCGCAATGTGCACGTTCATTTGGGCATCTCCTTTTTATGATGTTCTGGCCCGATACGAATCAATATAGCGCACTATGTGCACTTATCAAGGCGTACTGTGTGCATTTTCCTCGAATTTTCCCAAGAGTCCCCAACGTTAGAACGAAAAAACCGCAGCCCTCTGCGGAGCTGCGGCTCTAATCGTCAATTCGACACGGCCTAAAGGCGCGTCCCCGGAAGTCCAAGCCTTATGACGCCTGCTTGGCCTTGAACTCGATCCGGCGGCGATGCAGCACCGGCTCCGTATAGCCGTTCGGCTGAGCGCAGCCTTCGAACACCAGATCACAGGCGGCCTGGAAGCCGACCGAGGCGTCGAAATCGGCAGCCATCGGCCGGTAAAGCGGATCACCGGCATTCTGCTCGTCCACGAGGGCCGCCATGCGCTTCATGGTTTCCATGACCTGCTCTTTGGTGCAGACGCCGTGGCGCAGCCAGTTGGCGATGTGCTGGGAGGAAATGCGCAGTGTGGCGCGGTCTTCCATGAGACCGACGTCGTTGATGTCCGGCACCTTGGAACAGCCGACTCCCTGCTCGACCCAGCGGACCACGTAGCCGAGGATACCTTGCGCGTTGTTGTCGAGTTCGGCCTGGATATCCTCCGGCGACCAGTTCGGCCGGGTTGCGACCGGGATCGACAGGATGTCGTCCAGCTTCGCCGGTTCACGCGACTTCAGCTCGGTCTGGCGGTCTGCGACATTGACCTTGTGGTAATGCAGCGCGTGCAACGTCGCGGCTGTCGGCGATGGCACCCAGGCCGTGTTGGCGCCGGCCATGGGATGGCCGATCTTCTGCTCCAGCATGGCGTGCATCAGGTCCGGCATGGCCCACATGCCCTTGCCGATCTGGGCATGACCGGGCAGACCGCAGGCGAGGCCGACGTCCACGTTGTTGTTCTCGTAGGAGCCGATCCAGGTGGCGGTCTTCATGTCGCCCTTGCGGATCATCGGTCCGGCTTCCATGGAGGTATGCATCTCGTCGCCGGTGCGGTCGAGGAAGCCGGTGTTGATGAAGAACACCCGGTCCTTCGCGGCGCGGATGCATTCCTTGAGGTTGACCGTGGTGCGGCGTTCCTCGTCCATGATGCCCATCTTGAGCGTGTTGCGCGCCATGCCGAGCGCATCCTCGACCCTGTCGAACAGCTCGCATGCGAAGGCGACTTCTTCCGGCCCGTGCATCTTCGGCTTGACGATATAGACCGAGCCCGCGCGGCTGTTGGTCCGCTTGCCGTTCGGCCCAATGTCGTGCAGCGCGATCAGTGCGGTGACCATGCCGTCGAGAATGCCTTCCGGGACCTCGTTGCCGTCCTTGTCCAACACCGCATCAATGGTCATCAGGTGGCCGACGTTGCGCACCAGAAGCAGCGAACGGCCATGCAACGTCACGCTGGAGCCATCCGGAGCGGTATAGGTGCGATCGCCGTTCATCCGGCGCGTCATCATCTTTCCGCCCTTTTCGAAGGTCTCCTCCAGATCGCCCTTCATCAGGCCGAGCCAGTTACCGTAGACCACGACCTTGTCTTCCGCATCGACGGCGGCGACGGAGTCCTCACAGTCCATGATCGTGGACATGGCGGATTCGACGATCACGTCGGCGATATGCGCCTTGTCGGTCTTGCCAATCGGATGCTCGGCATCGACGACGATTTCCAGATGCAGACCGTTCTGGGTCAACAGCACCTTCGAAGGAGCGGATGCATCGCCGTCATAGCCGGCAAAACGGGACGAATCGGCAAGGGCGACCGCGCCACCGGCTGTGGCAAGGCTCAGTGCGCCGCCGGCAACCGAAAGACCGGTGACGTCGGCCCAGGAGCCCTGGCTGAGCGGAGCGGCCTCGTCCAGCACCTTGCGGGCATAGGCAATCACCTCGGCGCCGCGCGCCGGATCGTAACCGCCGCCTGCGGGAAGCGAGCCCATGGCATCGGTGCCGTAAAGCGCGTCATAGAGAGATCCCCAGCGCGCATTGGCGGCATTCAGGGCATAACGGGCATTCATCACCGGAACGACGAGCTGCGGTCCGGCGACTGTGGAAATTTCCGGATCCACATTGGCTGTCGCAGCCGCGAAATCATCGCCTTCAGAGACGAGGTAGCCAATTTCCGTCAAAAACGCCTTGTAGGCGGCCATGTCCGGCACACCGGGGTTGGCGCGATGCCAGGCGTCGATCTTTTCCTGGAGCGCATCGCGTTTGGCCAGAAGCGCGCGGTTCTTCGGCGCAAGGTCGTGCACGATGGCGGACATCTGTTCCCAGAAACGGTCCTGGTCGACCCCCGTTCCCGGCAGAGCCTTGCCGTTGATGAAGTCATACAGTTCGGCGGCGACCTGAAGACCCTGAACTTCGATACGCGCTGTCATCTTCGGCGTCTCCCGTTCCTCTAAGCGAATTTGTAGCTTTGACAACTGATTGACGTCTTTTGTGTCCGGAACCGGCGGCCGGGTCAATCAACCGCAGCTCCGAATTACTTTTTCCAAAATGGAAATAATAATATTTATTTTCTCCATTACACCGCATTCAAGTCAGCAGACTCGTTCCGAACAGCCCTTGCGTGTCAGGGATTTTCTCTTCACAACGCTAAGCGAACCATATGTTACGGCTTCGGTCTTTCGTCTGAAGACATTGTTTTACCGGCTTCGGTAAACGGCAGCCCCCTCAAACAATCGCGCCCACAAGGACTAGCAATGAGCAGAGCGGCAACGCTTTTCACCGACCGGGTTTTCGGCAACGCCATTATCATGCTGGTCCTGACAACCCTGTTCTGGGGTGGCAACACGATTGCCGGCCAGCTGGCGGTCGGCCGGGTGTCGCCGATGGTGGTCGTGTTCCTGCGCTGGGTAATCGTGAGCGTGGTTCTGACCGTGACGCTGCTGCCCCGGATAAAGCAGGAATGGCCGATCATGCGCCCGCATCTGGGCAAGCTGTGCCTCATGGCGCTGTTCGGCTTCACCGGCTTCAACACCCTGTTCTACATGGCCGCCCACTACACCACGGCGGTCAATCTCGGGATCCTGCAGGGATCCATGCCGATCTTCGTGCTGATCGGCTCCGTGTTGCTGCTCGGCGCGCGGGTCCGGCTGCTGCAGGTCGTCGGCATCATCGCGACGCTGGCCGGCGTTGCCCTGGTCGCGGCCCAAGGCAGCCTGGAGACGCTGTTGAGCCTGTCGATCAATCCCGGCGACGGCCTGATGCTGATCGCCAGCTTCTTTTACGCAGGCTACACGATCACCCTGCGCAACCGGCCGCAAGTCTCCGGCCTGGTGTTCTTCGCGGTCCTGTCGGTCATGGCCGCCCTCATTTCCATTCCGGGCCTGATCTACGAAATGGCGATCGATACCGCTCAGTGGCCGACGCCCACCGGTTGGCTGGTGACGCTTTATATCGCCTTGTTTCCCTCCTGCATCGCACAGATCTTCTTCATCCGGGGTGTGGAACTGGTCGGTCCGGCCCGCGCCGGGGTATTCCTCAACCTGGTTCCAATCTTCGCGGCCGCCCTTGGCATTCTCCTCCTCGGCGAACCCTTCCGCTTGCATCACGCACTGGCTCTTGTTCTGGTGCTCGGCGGCATATGGCTCTCGGAGCGCAAGCGGAAATCGTCCTAAAAGGCGACGAACACTGTTCGAAACCCTGCTCTGTGCCTTGGATTAATCCGAAACCCAAGGCACATTGGCCTGATGGAAACACCAATCGTCGTCGGCTGTTTTGCCGGTCTCCTCATTACGATCTCGCTGCTGCAGCCGCTTGCCCGCCGGCTGGGGCTTGCCCCGAGCGTGCTGCTTGCCATGGTCGGCACGCTGATCGGCATCGGTGCGATCTTTCTGCTGAACACCGAGTACACCGACGCGTTCAACACGATTGCGCTTGTCTTTGTCGACCCGCCGCTCGATGCGGAGAAGATCCTCTATATTTTCCTGCCGATCCTGCTGTTCCAAACCTCTCTGACCCTCGATGTCCGGCGCATATTCGAGGATATCGGTCCGATCCTGCTGATGGCCGTGGTCGCCGTGTTCGCCGCGACCTTTTTCATCGGCCTGGCGCTCTATCCGCTGGGCAATGTTTCCCTCGTTGCCTGCCTGCTTCTCGGCGCGATCGTCGCGACCACCGACCCGGTGGCCGTCGTCGCCATTTTCCGCGACATCGGCGCTCCGGCCCGACTCGGCCGCATTGTCGAGGGCGAGAGCCTTCTCAACGACGCCGCCGCCATCGTGATCTTCATTCTCCTGCTCGGCATCCTGACCGGCAGCCAGGAACTGGATCTGGCCAATGCACTGCTGGCTT contains these protein-coding regions:
- a CDS encoding ATP-binding protein, whose translation is MTLPSWRFPFPRSLGGQLIGLLLIALIVAQAISIWIFHDERRIAMIAIARDNILMRAVSIAKLIDDTPSSIHDQVLEASSSRFTAFWITDTPVVERSGDVDKKDRLQEFLSNRFSPPRDVRLDLIDPRSRQPITGDISEGDEADDRPKRPPWHNPSNRGHGDKFRKIMRGHVNLALSIPLSDGSFLNVETSYRPPQRTLAPLLVQLGLMGLAVVLIVAFAVRRVARPLRDLADAAERLGRGEDVSHLQATGPMEVRTVTEAFNAMQDRLTRFVRDRTRMLAAISHDLRTPITSLRLRAEFIEDDENREKIIETLEEMSQMTEATLAFARDEAAKEEARPTDLGSLLESLAGDQQDLGHQVTVHEAARLVISCRPVALKRAFRNLIENGIRYGEAVEIGLVRDGKDAVVTLSDQGPGIPEDRLAEVFEPFVRLEESRSEETGGIGLGLAITRSIIHAHGGTIELKNGDERGLKAMVRLPVGG
- a CDS encoding extracellular solute-binding protein — encoded protein: MTKFAISRRNFTKGAAGLAAASLLPVRAFASDVTITISSPWGSDRPFQKVVDAYNARQTGVKVVNRFDGNYEQMATKAMASIASGRPPEMMITGWKFGYFARRTLGARDFFDIDEAKAGEIISQFKPSVRKLVTIDDALIGLPWAMSTPVTWVNMDLWREAGLDENIPLDIDHAWLLAQADKIEKALGGKGHPTYRSALDLSNNEWTSQAYVQNAGGFILDGENVVCDSDQAIRGMKAFAEPVKTGAWKNMDYGGQQKAMFAGNIAICATSSSRASAAAKSDIDFKDVMFPSLDGKRNMNSGGNFLAVYAREDELAQASMDFLQFCASPEGQLIWSEVGYLNTSIHDIPEQPLQTAAVAQLEAGLTAETIWPGKRGLEGQSVWREKVARVLEGVDTPEQAMAQAKTELTRLISAN
- a CDS encoding response regulator, with product MNDPSPHILVVDDHRDIRETLARYLVKNGLRATTAESAAHARKALKAASIDLVVLDIMMPGEDGLSLCRHLVETGSIPVILLTAMADDTDRVIGLEIGADDYVTKPFNPRELLARIRAVLRRTSLVPKERDPMEQEELGFEGWRLNVSKRELLDADGVVVPLSSGEFQLLCAFLKRPKMVLTRDQLLDLTTGRTPTVFDRSIDNQVSRLRRKIEVDPKDPKLIKTVWGGGYMLTADVKGGAE
- a CDS encoding GntR family transcriptional regulator, yielding MDERLHSLAKQPYADKRKQPIWSQIYDRLRSALDSGLLPEGSRLPGEDDLAHMFGVTRVTLRRALSLLQREGRLVSRKGVGVFVRSISVRYEVRETEAFNTALSGAESTMEALSLVRKPASDGAAEALGLEIGEEVTEVRFIQYSQSTPYYLAIKEFPVSVMPGFALDYEKTGSILDAYAAAGIHSYVRAETRITGDFATEEEADLLRISRQAPVLRSRSINQDSNGRGIEYNRGCWPMLSVELVFNNKTSGV
- a CDS encoding sugar ABC transporter permease, translated to MPIALQGKLKALAPYMLVGPAVCFVLIFLYAPIVFSGILSVSDWNFISPEMKFVGLDNYRTILSDPQFQTALVNTLLYCGVLIPAQIAVPLALARLILRVRKPLLANTYKAALFLPTMLAYSTAGMAWLWLFDPTNGFFNTLLGWLGLAPSRWYSDPSLALWCVTIVSFWKNFGLNMLLFAAALISVPGPVMEAAKLDGARSWRIFWTIELPMISPTFFFVAVTTTMNVLDDIAATIDVLTEGGPFGQSTNILYYMFERGLKFFQFGQASASAVLIIVLVLIVTWAQFRMFERKVHYES
- a CDS encoding EF-hand domain-containing protein translates to MKTLKTFAIAALAAGVAGTALTTSMSVYAQGAQGPNNQGWGGGNGPHGWHMMGGPRGGMRGGRIMERFDVNGDGVITQAEVDEAAANRFTEMDTSGDGAVELNEFKAGFAKRSKDMQVRAFQRLDKDGDGTVTEAEFNAQTDRMFSRLDRDGNGELEMLRGRPGGKGFGPGKGMRPGSATDSDDNAASGRGMGPGKGQGMGQGYGSGQGRGQGGGQGGGMRWNDDDGRNGPRWGHHWGPHRGMGGGARGYMGMGPMGGHGMMAGMFQIFDTDGDGKITREEFTEVRGKLYASADTDKSGSFTLEDFSAIWSTLQDPRAVRMFQSMDTDGDLKITAEEHAVRTKGLVERMDRNGDGVITSADFARKGMGKGRWHHGGFGPGQRGGSGCGRGNR